In Synechococcus sp. KORDI-52, one genomic interval encodes:
- the urtC gene encoding urea ABC transporter permease subunit UrtC, whose product MKLFKRLIPWILLAFAFFILPAMADSGLFGFSQFRLNLFGRYFSLAFVALGIDLIWGYTGLLSLGQGIFFSLGGYAIAMHLLLVTKNDFTTGANGLPKFFENYGVDQLPFFWEPFWSFPASIFAIFIVPSVVAGLVGYLIFRNRIKGVYFSIITQASLMVFYHFFNGQQKLVNGTNGLKTSTTEIFGLVAGSDEAQVLFYRITLVLLPFAFLLCKYLTSGRFGDSLIAIRDDEPRLRFSGFNPTPFKVIVFVVAGALAGVSGALYTVQSGIVSPQFMSISMSIEMVIWVAVGGRGTLVGPIIGAVVVNYLRSLVSEALPEAWLFVQGALFIFVVVLMPDGIYGWFTKGGFRTMLAAFGLAKRSATYPKIDFDESVQSESASV is encoded by the coding sequence ATGAAACTTTTTAAGCGCCTGATCCCTTGGATCCTTCTGGCTTTTGCCTTTTTTATCCTGCCGGCCATGGCGGATAGCGGTTTGTTCGGCTTTTCTCAGTTCCGATTGAATCTGTTTGGTCGCTACTTCTCCCTGGCTTTTGTTGCCCTTGGTATTGACCTCATCTGGGGTTACACGGGCTTGCTGAGTTTGGGCCAGGGAATTTTCTTCTCCCTCGGGGGGTATGCCATCGCGATGCACCTGTTGCTGGTCACCAAAAATGATTTCACCACAGGTGCCAACGGATTGCCCAAGTTTTTTGAGAACTATGGTGTTGATCAGTTGCCCTTTTTCTGGGAGCCATTCTGGTCCTTTCCTGCTTCCATTTTTGCCATTTTTATTGTCCCTTCCGTTGTGGCCGGATTGGTCGGTTACCTGATTTTTAGGAACCGTATCAAGGGTGTGTATTTCTCGATCATCACCCAGGCGTCATTAATGGTTTTCTACCATTTCTTCAATGGTCAGCAAAAACTTGTCAATGGAACCAATGGTTTGAAGACCAGCACGACTGAAATCTTCGGCCTGGTTGCCGGTTCGGATGAAGCTCAGGTGTTGTTTTATCGCATCACGTTGGTTCTTCTTCCTTTTGCCTTCCTGCTCTGCAAGTACCTTACTTCCGGCCGGTTTGGTGATTCGTTGATTGCGATCCGAGATGACGAACCACGTCTGCGCTTCTCCGGATTCAACCCAACCCCATTCAAGGTGATTGTCTTTGTTGTGGCAGGTGCTTTGGCCGGTGTGTCAGGTGCGCTTTACACCGTTCAGTCGGGCATTGTCTCTCCCCAGTTCATGTCGATCTCCATGTCAATTGAGATGGTGATCTGGGTCGCGGTTGGTGGTCGCGGCACGCTGGTGGGACCGATCATCGGCGCTGTTGTTGTCAACTACCTAAGAAGCCTTGTCAGTGAGGCACTTCCGGAAGCGTGGCTGTTTGTTCAAGGTGCACTATTCATCTTTGTTGTTGTGTTGATGCCTGACGGCATTTATGGCTGGTTCACCAAAGGGGGTTTCCGCACCATGCTTGCCGCCTTTGGTCTTGCTAAGAGGTCTGCGACCTACCCAAAGATCGATTTTGACGAATCCGTCCAAAGTGAGTCTGCATCGGTATAA
- a CDS encoding urease accessory protein UreD: MQRLDPWHGRCDLQFHAANGSTQHQGGCTAPFKLLRSERGDDGRCELPLLHTAGGLVGGDQLTLDIKLEANSRGLITSVAAQKVYGSIGRSRLQPEGCFAHQQVRCSLASGSDFEWLPQELVLYADALFEQQLTVTLPQDASFLSAEIVRLGRTAAGETLQQGRWRSSLTIQRLAGNSSTWELADRVDLGGASLDSPHGLGGAPVFGTLVWAAPMVMGAETATLLEGARADREGLTGTMRCGTLNQGLIARYSGESSRDARFWFSRIWERTRTIRGLKRPRIPRVWPLQEQPLRRQTSTLNAFEAAAETH; this comes from the coding sequence ATGCAACGTCTTGATCCCTGGCACGGCCGCTGCGACCTGCAGTTTCATGCCGCCAACGGCAGCACCCAACACCAGGGGGGCTGCACGGCTCCGTTCAAGCTGCTCCGCAGTGAACGCGGCGATGACGGACGCTGCGAGCTGCCGCTGCTGCACACCGCCGGAGGCCTCGTGGGCGGCGATCAACTCACCCTAGACATCAAGCTTGAAGCCAACAGCCGCGGCCTGATCACCAGTGTGGCGGCGCAGAAGGTTTACGGGTCGATCGGCCGCAGCCGCCTGCAGCCCGAGGGCTGCTTTGCCCATCAACAGGTGCGCTGCTCGCTGGCCAGCGGCAGTGACTTCGAATGGCTGCCGCAAGAACTGGTGCTGTACGCCGATGCCCTGTTCGAGCAGCAGCTGACGGTGACCCTGCCCCAGGACGCTTCCTTTCTCAGTGCAGAGATCGTGCGCTTGGGCCGAACCGCCGCCGGTGAAACCCTGCAGCAGGGACGGTGGCGCTCGAGCCTCACCATTCAGCGCCTCGCAGGCAACAGCTCAACCTGGGAGCTGGCAGATCGGGTGGACCTCGGCGGCGCCAGCCTGGACAGCCCGCATGGGTTGGGAGGCGCGCCGGTTTTCGGAACACTGGTTTGGGCCGCACCGATGGTCATGGGTGCCGAAACAGCAACACTGCTGGAGGGAGCGCGGGCTGACCGCGAGGGATTAACGGGCACGATGCGCTGCGGCACCCTGAATCAGGGCCTAATCGCCCGCTATTCCGGCGAGTCGAGCCGTGATGCCCGCTTCTGGTTCAGCCGGATCTGGGAGCGCACGCGAACGATCCGGGGGCTGAAACGACCTCGCATCCCCAGGGTCTGGCCCCTACAGGAACAGCCTCTGCGCCGACAAACGTCCACTCTGAACGCTTTCGAGGCGGCAGCGGAGACACACTGA
- the urtA gene encoding urea ABC transporter substrate-binding protein: MISSLSKRVLAGFAATAVGVTMTACGGGGDSAGGDFDGEIKVGILHSLSGTMAISETTLKEVEEMAIKEINDAGGVKIDDKSYKITYVSEDGASDWPTFAEKSQKLIDADKVAVVFGGWTSASRKAMLPVYEAKDHFLFYPIQYEGQECSKNIFYTGAVPNQQAEPAVDWLFETFADKYGKKVYLVGSDYVYPRTANTIIKEQVKSLGGETVGEDYIPLGNTEVAPIIAKIKKEFPDGGIIINTLNGDSNVALFKQFKAAGITPDKYPIMSFSIAEEEIRQIGPDYVGGTYAAWNYFMSLGTEAANNFNEAFIEMYGDDRVTNDPMESAYNMVYLWKAAVEKAGTYEDLDAVRNALIGIKLDAPQGPIEMYPNHHISQTVRIGEAKDDGQFEILWDSKTPVAPITWNQYVPETKGYKCDWTLDRPDAGKFKM, encoded by the coding sequence ATGATTAGTTCACTCTCCAAGCGGGTCCTCGCTGGTTTTGCTGCAACGGCTGTCGGCGTCACCATGACGGCCTGCGGCGGCGGCGGTGATTCTGCCGGTGGCGATTTCGATGGCGAAATCAAGGTGGGCATCCTCCACTCTCTGAGTGGAACCATGGCCATCTCCGAAACCACCCTCAAAGAGGTTGAGGAGATGGCAATCAAGGAGATCAATGACGCTGGCGGCGTCAAGATCGACGACAAGTCTTACAAGATCACCTACGTCTCTGAAGACGGTGCTTCTGATTGGCCCACCTTCGCTGAGAAATCTCAGAAGCTGATCGACGCTGACAAGGTTGCCGTGGTGTTCGGTGGCTGGACCTCAGCAAGCCGCAAGGCCATGCTTCCTGTCTATGAAGCCAAGGATCACTTCCTCTTCTATCCCATTCAGTACGAGGGTCAGGAGTGTTCGAAAAACATCTTCTACACCGGTGCTGTGCCCAACCAGCAGGCTGAGCCCGCCGTTGACTGGCTGTTTGAAACCTTCGCCGATAAGTATGGCAAGAAGGTCTACCTCGTCGGTTCTGACTACGTCTATCCCCGCACGGCAAACACCATCATCAAAGAGCAGGTCAAGAGCCTGGGTGGTGAGACCGTTGGTGAGGATTACATCCCCCTGGGCAACACCGAAGTGGCTCCGATCATCGCCAAGATCAAGAAGGAGTTCCCCGATGGTGGAATCATCATCAACACTCTGAACGGTGACTCCAACGTTGCTCTGTTCAAGCAGTTCAAGGCAGCTGGCATCACCCCGGATAAGTATCCGATCATGTCCTTCTCCATCGCGGAAGAAGAGATTCGCCAGATCGGTCCTGACTATGTTGGTGGAACCTATGCGGCTTGGAATTATTTCATGTCTCTCGGAACGGAGGCTGCCAATAACTTCAATGAAGCTTTCATCGAAATGTATGGCGACGATCGGGTGACCAATGACCCGATGGAATCCGCTTACAACATGGTCTACCTCTGGAAAGCTGCAGTTGAGAAGGCTGGAACCTATGAGGATCTGGATGCTGTCCGTAATGCGCTGATCGGCATCAAGTTGGATGCCCCACAGGGTCCCATCGAAATGTATCCCAACCACCACATCTCTCAGACCGTTCGCATTGGTGAAGCCAAGGATGACGGTCAGTTTGAAATCCTCTGGGACAGCAAAACACCTGTTGCTCCTATCACCTGGAACCAGTACGTTCCTGAGACCAAGGGTTATAAGTGCGACTGGACTCTGGATCGTCCGGACGCCGGTAAGTTCAAGATGTGA
- the ureG gene encoding urease accessory protein UreG, with protein sequence MSSKLRLGVAGPVGSGKTALVEALCRRLRDDLQLAVVTNDIYTQEDAQFLTRAGALDPERIRGVETGGCPHTAIREDCSINRAAVAELETQFPNLDLVLVESGGDNLAASFSPELVDLCIYVIDVAAGDKIPRKGGPGITRSDLLVINKIDLAPQVGADLAVMKKDTRRMRGQRPWCFTNLHSGEGLEQVVAFLLQQLPN encoded by the coding sequence ATGAGCAGCAAACTGCGCCTGGGGGTGGCGGGTCCTGTGGGATCCGGCAAGACCGCACTGGTGGAGGCGCTCTGTCGCCGCTTGCGCGACGACCTGCAGCTTGCGGTGGTCACCAATGACATCTACACCCAGGAGGATGCCCAGTTCCTCACCCGTGCTGGTGCCCTGGATCCAGAGCGGATTCGTGGCGTGGAGACCGGTGGTTGCCCTCACACGGCGATCCGGGAAGACTGCTCGATCAACAGAGCCGCTGTGGCGGAGCTGGAGACGCAGTTTCCGAATCTCGATCTTGTTCTGGTTGAGAGCGGTGGCGACAACCTGGCGGCGAGCTTCAGTCCGGAACTGGTGGATCTCTGCATCTACGTGATCGATGTGGCGGCCGGCGACAAGATCCCCCGGAAAGGAGGGCCTGGCATCACACGCTCTGATCTGCTGGTGATCAACAAGATTGACCTGGCTCCCCAGGTCGGTGCCGATCTTGCGGTGATGAAAAAGGACACCCGGCGAATGCGTGGTCAGCGGCCTTGGTGTTTCACCAATCTCCACAGCGGTGAGGGCCTGGAGCAGGTGGTGGCCTTCTTGTTGCAACAACTACCGAACTAG
- the urtD gene encoding urea ABC transporter ATP-binding protein UrtD: MSQTILDLDDVSVSFDGFYALTDLSFSLRPGELRSIIGPNGAGKTTFLDVITGKVRPTKGDVMLRGCSIVGLSEQKISRLGVGRKFQTPRVFENLTVQRNLELTASPNKNPLSLLTESLNDTVKDEVFKIMEYVGLAPYAKWQAGSLSHGQKQWLAISMLVAQSPDIILLDEPVAGLTDEETSKTADLIKSLAGEHTVVVIEHDMEFIRDLGAPVTVLHQGQKLTEGSLDEVKADPRVIEVYLGESDDH; the protein is encoded by the coding sequence ATGTCTCAAACTATTCTCGATCTCGATGATGTGAGTGTCAGTTTTGACGGTTTTTATGCCCTAACTGATCTCTCTTTCTCGCTGCGTCCTGGTGAGCTGCGCTCGATCATCGGCCCCAACGGAGCCGGCAAAACCACATTCCTCGATGTGATCACCGGCAAGGTCCGTCCTACCAAAGGGGATGTGATGTTGCGTGGTTGCAGCATTGTTGGCCTCTCCGAGCAAAAGATCTCTCGCCTGGGTGTTGGGCGTAAGTTCCAAACTCCTCGTGTGTTCGAGAATCTGACGGTGCAGCGCAACCTCGAGCTCACCGCCTCGCCCAATAAAAATCCGTTGTCACTCCTGACGGAATCCTTGAACGACACCGTCAAGGATGAGGTCTTTAAAATCATGGAGTATGTGGGCTTGGCTCCCTATGCCAAGTGGCAGGCGGGCTCGTTGTCCCACGGCCAGAAACAGTGGCTTGCCATCTCCATGTTGGTGGCCCAGTCCCCTGACATCATTCTCTTGGATGAGCCTGTGGCTGGCTTGACGGATGAGGAAACCTCCAAAACCGCCGACCTGATCAAATCCTTGGCGGGGGAGCACACCGTTGTGGTGATTGAGCACGACATGGAGTTCATCAGAGACCTTGGGGCTCCTGTCACCGTCCTCCATCAAGGCCAGAAATTGACGGAGGGATCCCTGGATGAGGTAAAGGCTGATCCTCGCGTGATTGAAGTGTATCTCGGTGAATCTGATGACCACTAA
- a CDS encoding urease subunit gamma, with the protein MHLSPQEKDKLLIVTAALLAERRLNRGLKLNHPEAVAWLSFLVLEGARDGKSVAELMQDGTTWLRQDQVMEGVPELVHEVQIEAVFPDGTKLVTLHDPIR; encoded by the coding sequence ATGCATCTCAGTCCCCAGGAAAAGGACAAGCTCCTGATCGTGACCGCAGCACTGCTGGCCGAGCGGCGCTTGAACCGTGGGCTGAAACTCAACCACCCTGAAGCGGTGGCTTGGCTCAGTTTTCTGGTGTTGGAAGGTGCCCGTGACGGCAAAAGCGTGGCGGAGCTGATGCAGGACGGCACCACCTGGCTGCGTCAGGACCAGGTGATGGAAGGTGTGCCCGAGCTCGTCCATGAAGTGCAGATCGAAGCGGTCTTTCCCGATGGCACCAAGCTCGTCACCCTGCACGACCCGATTCGCTGA
- the urtB gene encoding urea ABC transporter permease subunit UrtB has product MELVFSQILDGLSIGSVLLLAATGLAIVFGLMGVINLAHGEFMMLGAYVTFVVQNMFRPLGASVFELYYLVALVASFVVTALIGVLLERTLIRRLYGRPLETLLATWGVSLILIQFVRSVSLAMMLGIGVTALLGWLAKRFMPSSLKDASFGNYLGGAVWAVAGLLGIFSINIFASFGRFFSNPWFGPRNIDVTAPKWLQGSWGSIAGIELPGIRIFIIVLSAFLLAAVAWFLTKSVWGVRIRSVTQNREMSNCLGIPTDSVDSITFGIGSGLAGVAGCAITLLGSVGPNLGASYIVSCFMVIVLGGVGNLVGTVIASMMLGIIQSIIGSGSLLIAFPDMPDGLRAVTEFFATTSMSLVLVFIFIIAFLQFKPTGMFPQKGRSVDA; this is encoded by the coding sequence ATGGAGCTAGTTTTTTCGCAGATTCTTGATGGCTTAAGCATCGGTTCGGTGCTTCTGCTCGCGGCGACTGGCTTGGCAATCGTCTTTGGATTGATGGGTGTGATTAATCTCGCCCATGGTGAATTCATGATGCTTGGCGCCTACGTCACTTTTGTGGTTCAGAACATGTTTCGTCCCCTGGGGGCATCCGTGTTCGAGCTGTATTACCTCGTGGCACTTGTTGCTTCCTTCGTGGTTACGGCCTTGATCGGTGTTTTATTGGAACGCACATTGATTCGGCGGTTGTATGGGAGACCTCTTGAAACTCTTCTGGCCACCTGGGGTGTCAGCCTGATCTTGATTCAGTTCGTTCGCAGTGTCTCCCTGGCCATGATGCTGGGCATTGGCGTGACGGCACTGTTGGGTTGGTTGGCCAAACGCTTCATGCCCTCGTCCTTGAAGGATGCATCATTCGGAAATTATCTCGGTGGTGCTGTCTGGGCTGTGGCTGGTTTGCTTGGGATTTTTTCAATCAATATTTTCGCTTCCTTTGGTCGCTTCTTCTCCAACCCCTGGTTTGGGCCACGCAATATTGATGTCACCGCGCCCAAATGGCTTCAGGGAAGTTGGGGGTCTATCGCTGGGATTGAACTTCCTGGCATTCGAATTTTCATCATTGTTTTGTCGGCATTTCTGCTGGCTGCCGTTGCCTGGTTCCTGACCAAAAGTGTCTGGGGAGTTCGGATTCGTTCGGTCACGCAGAATCGTGAAATGAGCAACTGCCTGGGCATCCCCACCGATAGCGTTGACAGCATCACCTTCGGAATTGGTTCCGGTCTGGCCGGGGTGGCGGGTTGTGCCATCACTTTGCTGGGGTCTGTTGGACCCAATCTCGGGGCGTCTTACATCGTTTCCTGCTTCATGGTGATTGTTCTTGGTGGTGTCGGCAACCTGGTTGGAACTGTGATTGCATCCATGATGCTGGGGATTATTCAGTCCATCATCGGCTCTGGATCGTTGTTGATCGCTTTCCCAGATATGCCCGATGGTTTGAGGGCTGTAACAGAGTTCTTCGCCACGACGAGTATGTCGTTGGTGCTCGTTTTCATCTTCATTATTGCCTTCCTCCAGTTCAAGCCAACCGGGATGTTCCCACAAAAGGGACGCTCAGTTGATGCTTAA
- a CDS encoding urease subunit beta, which produces MAPLIPGELLPEPGELELNAGRPVTTLNVSNSGDRPVQVGSHFHFAEANAALQFDRAAARGQRLDIPAGTAIRFEPGDSRDVNLIPFAGARRIIGFNGQINGPLDA; this is translated from the coding sequence ATGGCACCCCTCATTCCAGGCGAACTGCTTCCCGAACCGGGTGAACTGGAGCTAAATGCGGGCCGACCCGTCACCACGCTGAACGTCTCCAACAGCGGCGACCGGCCGGTGCAGGTGGGCTCCCATTTCCATTTCGCCGAAGCGAACGCAGCCCTGCAGTTCGACCGGGCAGCAGCCCGCGGTCAACGGCTCGACATCCCCGCCGGCACCGCCATCCGGTTCGAACCCGGTGACAGCCGCGACGTGAACCTGATTCCCTTCGCCGGTGCGCGACGCATCATCGGCTTCAACGGCCAGATCAACGGACCCCTCGACGCCTGA
- the ureC gene encoding urease subunit alpha yields the protein MPYRISRQAYAETYGPTTGDRVRLADTDLILEVEKDYTVYGDEVKFGGGKVIRDGMGQAQTPRAKGAVDTVITNALILDWWGIVKADVGLKDGRIVGIGKAGNPDTQAGVTIVVGPGTEAIAGEGHILTAGSIDTHIHFICPQQIETALASGVTTLMGGGTGPATGTNATTCTPGAFHIGRMLQAAEGLPVNLGFFGKGNASTPEALEEQVRAGACGLKLHEDWGTTPASIDACLSVADRMDVQVCIHTDTLNEAGFVEDTIAAIKGRTIHTFHTEGAGGGHAPDIIKICGEANVLPSSTNPTRPYTRNTLEEHLDMLMVCHHLDPKIPEDVAFAESRIRRETIAAEDILHDLGAFSIIASDSQAMGRVGEVITRTFQTAHKMKVQRGALPEDSARNDNHRLKRYIAKVTINPALAHGISSEVGSIETGKLADLVLWKPGFFGIRPELVVKGGSIVWAQMGDANASIPTPGPVHGRPMFGAFGKALAPSCLTFVSEAAMDADIQRQLGLERTCMAVKETRSVGKSALKLNSALPKVSVDPQTYEVFADGELLTCEPAEVLPLAQRYLLL from the coding sequence ATGCCCTACCGCATCTCCCGCCAGGCCTACGCCGAGACCTACGGACCCACCACCGGCGACAGGGTTCGCCTGGCCGACACCGATCTGATCCTGGAAGTCGAAAAGGACTACACCGTCTACGGCGATGAGGTGAAGTTCGGCGGCGGCAAGGTGATCCGCGACGGCATGGGCCAAGCCCAGACCCCTCGAGCCAAAGGTGCCGTTGACACCGTGATCACCAATGCCCTGATTCTCGACTGGTGGGGCATCGTCAAGGCCGATGTCGGCCTCAAGGACGGCCGCATCGTCGGCATCGGCAAAGCCGGCAACCCCGACACCCAGGCAGGGGTGACGATCGTGGTGGGCCCAGGCACGGAAGCCATCGCCGGGGAAGGACACATCCTCACGGCCGGCAGCATCGACACCCACATCCACTTCATCTGTCCCCAGCAGATCGAAACGGCTCTGGCCAGCGGCGTGACCACGCTGATGGGCGGCGGCACCGGACCAGCCACCGGCACCAATGCCACCACCTGCACCCCCGGTGCCTTCCACATCGGGCGAATGCTCCAGGCCGCAGAAGGCCTGCCGGTGAACCTGGGCTTTTTCGGCAAAGGCAATGCCAGCACCCCGGAAGCGCTGGAGGAACAGGTGCGCGCCGGCGCCTGCGGCCTGAAGCTGCACGAAGACTGGGGCACCACGCCCGCCAGCATCGATGCCTGCCTGTCGGTGGCCGATCGTATGGATGTGCAGGTGTGTATCCACACCGACACCTTGAATGAAGCCGGCTTCGTCGAAGACACGATCGCGGCGATCAAAGGGCGCACCATCCACACCTTCCACACCGAGGGTGCCGGCGGTGGACACGCGCCAGACATCATCAAGATCTGCGGCGAGGCCAACGTGCTGCCGAGCAGCACCAACCCCACCCGGCCCTACACCCGCAACACGCTCGAGGAACACCTCGACATGCTGATGGTGTGCCACCACCTCGATCCGAAGATCCCTGAAGACGTGGCCTTCGCCGAATCGCGGATCCGGCGCGAAACGATCGCCGCCGAAGACATCCTTCACGACCTGGGCGCCTTCTCGATCATCGCCAGCGACTCCCAGGCCATGGGCCGCGTGGGCGAGGTGATCACCCGCACCTTCCAGACCGCCCACAAGATGAAGGTGCAGCGCGGTGCCCTGCCGGAAGACTCCGCTCGCAACGACAACCACCGGCTGAAGCGCTACATCGCCAAGGTGACGATCAACCCAGCGTTGGCCCACGGCATCAGCTCCGAAGTGGGGTCGATCGAAACGGGCAAACTCGCCGATCTGGTGCTTTGGAAGCCGGGCTTCTTCGGCATTCGCCCAGAACTGGTGGTGAAGGGCGGTTCGATCGTCTGGGCCCAGATGGGCGACGCCAACGCTTCCATTCCCACCCCCGGCCCGGTGCACGGCCGGCCGATGTTCGGCGCTTTTGGCAAAGCCCTCGCCCCCAGTTGTCTCACCTTTGTAAGTGAAGCAGCCATGGATGCCGATATCCAACGCCAGCTGGGGCTGGAGCGCACCTGCATGGCGGTGAAGGAGACCCGCAGCGTCGGCAAGAGCGCCCTGAAGCTGAATTCAGCGCTGCCCAAGGTGAGCGTGGACCCGCAGACCTATGAGGTGTTCGCCGACGGTGAACTGCTCACCTGCGAGCCCGCTGAGGTGCTGCCCCTCGCCCAGCGCTATCTCCTGCTTTGA
- a CDS encoding urease accessory protein UreF, with amino-acid sequence MTSLALLQLVSPALPVGAFSYSEGLEVLIQAGSIADEQAIQAWLEAELQRGTLRLEAAALRPLAEALVAWSTQIDAAAKARLIDLDGWLLATREAAELRAQQRQMGMSLLQLMSDMGQDLPEPVALGWPAAWAWAAVGLSVPAGDMVEGYLYGWVANQLSASVRLLPLGPSRAQVLQQRLLPLIASQAQLLQVADPQQLWSSGVGAGMAQLAHAELYSRLFRS; translated from the coding sequence ATGACGTCCCTGGCGTTGTTGCAACTGGTCAGCCCGGCCCTGCCCGTGGGTGCCTTCAGCTATTCAGAAGGCCTGGAGGTGTTGATTCAGGCCGGCTCCATCGCCGATGAGCAGGCCATCCAGGCTTGGTTGGAGGCTGAGCTGCAAAGGGGCACGTTGCGCTTGGAAGCCGCGGCGTTGAGGCCTCTGGCGGAGGCTCTTGTGGCCTGGTCAACCCAGATCGATGCGGCGGCCAAGGCGCGCCTGATCGATCTGGATGGATGGCTGTTGGCCACCCGCGAGGCCGCGGAGCTGCGAGCCCAGCAGCGTCAGATGGGGATGTCGCTGCTGCAATTGATGTCGGACATGGGTCAGGACTTGCCTGAACCTGTGGCCCTGGGCTGGCCGGCGGCCTGGGCCTGGGCTGCTGTGGGCTTGTCGGTTCCAGCGGGAGACATGGTGGAGGGCTACCTCTACGGCTGGGTTGCCAATCAGCTCAGTGCCTCGGTGCGGCTGCTGCCGTTGGGCCCCTCCCGCGCGCAGGTGCTGCAACAGAGGCTGCTGCCGCTGATTGCCTCCCAAGCTCAGCTGCTCCAGGTGGCCGATCCGCAGCAGCTCTGGAGCAGCGGTGTGGGTGCGGGCATGGCCCAGCTTGCCCATGCTGAGCTGTATTCACGCCTGTTTCGAAGCTGA
- a CDS encoding FmdB family zinc ribbon protein, which translates to MPVYEFACSTNQCPTYDVWRSISDRDTRTECPECGSEGRRLFNPPMMLTGGLRLKSERKEPELVTKKMREPSTRPRLQESTTRPWMLNRGC; encoded by the coding sequence ATGCCTGTTTACGAATTCGCCTGTTCCACCAACCAATGTCCCACCTATGACGTTTGGAGATCGATCTCAGATCGTGACACCAGAACGGAATGTCCGGAGTGCGGAAGTGAGGGACGGCGTCTGTTCAATCCACCAATGATGCTCACAGGTGGATTGCGCTTGAAATCTGAACGGAAGGAACCTGAACTCGTCACCAAAAAAATGCGGGAACCATCCACCAGACCACGGCTGCAGGAAAGCACCACACGTCCTTGGATGCTGAATCGCGGTTGCTGA
- the urtE gene encoding urea ABC transporter ATP-binding subunit UrtE: MHPTSSDLILKASGVNVYYGESHILRDVDLQIPKGEMVCLIGRNGVGKTTFLKTLIGLLQQKSGSIQYESNQLLKQPPYRRARHGIGYVSQGRDIIPRLTVRENLMLGMEALPGGMGKNRHIDPFIYELFPILEEFLNRRGGDLSGGQQQQLAIARALLGQPKLLLLDEPTEGIQPSIILDIERAVQRIIKETGISVLLVEQHLHFVRQSNFYYAMQRGGIVSSGPTASLSEAVIQEFLTV; this comes from the coding sequence ATGCATCCAACTTCATCTGACCTGATCCTCAAGGCTTCAGGCGTTAATGTTTACTACGGTGAAAGTCACATTCTTCGGGATGTCGATCTGCAGATCCCCAAAGGTGAAATGGTCTGCCTGATTGGCCGCAATGGCGTGGGTAAAACCACATTCCTGAAAACATTGATTGGTCTGCTCCAGCAGAAAAGTGGTTCGATTCAATACGAGTCAAATCAGCTGCTGAAGCAGCCCCCGTATCGGCGTGCACGCCATGGCATTGGATATGTTTCTCAAGGTCGTGACATCATTCCCCGACTGACGGTTCGCGAGAACCTGATGCTTGGTATGGAAGCTCTACCTGGCGGAATGGGGAAAAACCGTCATATCGATCCCTTCATTTATGAACTCTTCCCCATTCTTGAGGAGTTTCTGAATCGGCGTGGTGGTGACTTGAGCGGCGGTCAACAACAGCAGTTGGCCATTGCTCGTGCGTTGCTTGGTCAGCCAAAGTTGCTTCTGCTTGATGAGCCGACTGAGGGGATTCAGCCATCGATCATTCTTGACATCGAACGGGCTGTTCAGCGCATCATCAAGGAGACCGGGATCAGCGTTCTGCTTGTTGAACAGCACCTCCACTTTGTACGTCAATCGAACTTTTATTACGCCATGCAGCGTGGTGGAATCGTCTCCAGTGGCCCCACTGCTTCCTTATCAGAAGCGGTCATTCAGGAGTTTCTGACTGTTTGA
- the ureE gene encoding urease accessory protein UreE produces MTDAVVVLEQRLQNRSATATLQLPLTAEERTVLRGRRTTSCGRQVLLQLPRVGSLQPGDLLGDQSGSTVVGVTAAPEALLRVQGSHPLELLQAAYHLGNRHVALELHEQELLLPEDSVLATMLERRGLTVSRCLQPFAPEGGAYGGHQHG; encoded by the coding sequence GTGACGGATGCGGTGGTCGTGCTGGAGCAGCGCCTGCAGAACAGAAGTGCAACGGCAACCCTGCAGTTGCCGTTAACCGCCGAAGAGCGCACGGTGCTGCGGGGCCGTCGCACCACGTCCTGCGGTCGTCAGGTGCTGCTGCAGTTGCCCCGTGTGGGATCGCTGCAGCCTGGCGATCTGCTGGGGGATCAGTCCGGTTCGACTGTTGTGGGGGTGACGGCAGCGCCGGAGGCGTTGCTGCGGGTGCAGGGGTCGCATCCCCTGGAGCTGTTGCAGGCGGCTTACCACCTGGGCAATCGCCATGTGGCCCTGGAGCTGCATGAGCAGGAGCTGTTGTTGCCGGAGGATTCCGTTCTCGCCACGATGCTGGAACGGCGTGGACTGACGGTGAGCCGCTGTTTGCAGCCGTTTGCCCCGGAGGGCGGTGCCTACGGAGGCCATCAGCACGGATGA